The Candidatus Accumulibacter similis genome has a segment encoding these proteins:
- a CDS encoding DUF3489 domain-containing protein yields MSTLTPTQIEVLTAAADRPDGRIEPLPARLPSGARKKVLASLLSRHLIFETAVGDEIVYRLTADGCAAVGRECALPEPITPDAEIDAAVAAIEAEWGRDQAPPDPQPDVVERRPRTRENSKQALVIAMLHRPEGATVAQICASTGWLGHTVRGCLAGALKKKLGLTITSEKATGRDRVYRIGEVAQ; encoded by the coding sequence GCTGCCGCCGACCGACCCGATGGCCGCATCGAACCCCTGCCGGCAAGGCTGCCCAGCGGCGCCCGGAAGAAGGTCCTCGCCAGTCTCCTGAGCCGTCACCTGATCTTCGAGACGGCGGTCGGCGACGAGATCGTGTATCGGCTGACCGCCGACGGCTGCGCCGCCGTGGGGCGTGAGTGCGCGCTGCCGGAGCCCATCACCCCGGACGCCGAGATCGATGCGGCGGTGGCGGCCATCGAGGCCGAGTGGGGACGAGACCAGGCGCCGCCGGATCCGCAGCCGGACGTCGTCGAGCGCCGGCCGCGAACCCGGGAGAACAGCAAGCAAGCGCTGGTCATCGCGATGCTGCACCGCCCCGAGGGCGCGACGGTTGCGCAAATTTGCGCATCCACCGGATGGTTGGGCCACACCGTCCGAGGTTGCCTGGCAGGCGCGCTCAAGAAGAAGCTCGGGCTGACCATCACGTCCGAGAAGGCAACTGGCCGCGATCGCGTCTACCGCATCGGAGAGGTGGCGCAATGA
- a CDS encoding site-specific DNA-methyltransferase has protein sequence MNVSWLADKIEQWPTAKLLPYARNARTHSDQQVAQIAASIAEFGFTNPILSGSDGVIVAGHGRLAAAQKLGLDMVPVVVLDHLTPTQRRALVIADNRIAENAGWDDAMLRVELADLQSNDFDLELTGFDADELLEILAGEETRTDGNTDDDALPEVPETPVSRLGDVWICGKHRVLCGDATQEASYVALLGTEHVAMLWQDPPYNVDYANSAKDKLRGKDRPILNDNLGDGFYDFLVAALTPGLARCDGAVYIAMSSSELDVLQSAFRAAGGHWSTFIIWAKNTFTMGRADYQRQYEPMLYGWREGSKRHWCGDRDQGDVWQIKKPVKNDVHPTMKPVELVERAIRNSSQPGDTVLDCFAGSGTTLIAAEKSGRVARLMELDPRYVGTIVRRWQEHSGKKAIRESDGVTFGE, from the coding sequence ATGAACGTTTCGTGGCTGGCCGACAAGATCGAGCAGTGGCCGACGGCCAAACTGCTGCCCTACGCGCGAAATGCCCGGACGCACAGTGATCAGCAGGTGGCACAGATCGCCGCCTCGATCGCCGAGTTTGGTTTCACCAACCCGATTCTCTCGGGCAGCGATGGCGTGATCGTCGCCGGACATGGGCGCCTCGCTGCTGCTCAGAAGCTGGGTCTGGACATGGTCCCGGTGGTCGTGCTCGACCATCTGACGCCGACCCAGCGTCGCGCCTTGGTGATCGCCGACAACCGCATCGCCGAGAACGCCGGCTGGGACGACGCGATGTTGCGCGTCGAGTTGGCGGATCTCCAGAGCAACGATTTCGACCTGGAGCTGACCGGATTCGATGCCGATGAGTTGCTCGAGATCCTGGCCGGGGAGGAGACCAGAACCGATGGCAACACCGACGATGACGCCTTGCCCGAGGTTCCGGAGACACCGGTCTCGCGACTCGGCGATGTCTGGATCTGCGGCAAGCACCGCGTGCTCTGCGGGGACGCCACGCAGGAGGCGAGCTACGTTGCGCTGCTCGGCACCGAGCATGTGGCGATGCTTTGGCAAGACCCGCCGTACAACGTCGACTACGCCAACAGCGCGAAGGACAAGCTGCGCGGCAAAGACCGCCCGATCCTGAACGACAACCTGGGTGACGGGTTCTACGACTTCCTGGTCGCAGCCCTCACCCCGGGGCTCGCGCGCTGCGACGGTGCGGTCTATATCGCGATGTCCTCGAGCGAACTCGACGTGCTGCAGTCGGCGTTTCGCGCCGCTGGCGGCCACTGGTCCACGTTCATCATCTGGGCCAAGAACACCTTCACGATGGGGCGTGCCGATTATCAGCGCCAGTACGAACCGATGCTCTACGGTTGGCGTGAAGGCAGCAAGCGGCACTGGTGTGGCGACCGCGACCAAGGCGACGTGTGGCAGATCAAGAAGCCGGTCAAGAACGACGTCCATCCGACGATGAAGCCCGTGGAACTCGTTGAGCGCGCGATTCGCAATTCCAGCCAGCCCGGCGATACGGTGCTCGACTGCTTCGCCGGGTCGGGAACAACGCTGATCGCCGCCGAGAAGTCGGGGCGCGTGGCGCGGCTCATGGAACTCGATCCGAGATACGTCGGCACCATCGTTCGCCGCTGGCAGGAGCACAGCGGAAAGAAAGCCATCCGAGAGTCGGATGGCGTGACGTTCGGCGAGTAA